The Halioglobus maricola genome segment CTTTCAACCCCCAAACTGGAAAGTTAACGTGTCTAGGAGTATGTTGTTTCAGTTGTACACAACAGGTAACAATCCATGCAGCAAATTCTCGTTGTTGAAGACGAAACCGTCATTCGCACTGCCCTGCGTCGTCTACTCGAGCGCAGCAGCTATGAAGTGAGTGAGGCCGGCTCCGTGCAACAAGCGGAAGCCGAATTCAGCTTTGGGGATTTCGACCTGATTATCAGTGACTTACGTCTACCTGGGGCACCGGGCACCGACCTGATCAAAAAGGCTGGCGACGTTCCTGTCCTGATCATGACCAGCTACGCAAGCCTACGCTCCGCCGTAGATTCAATGCGTATGGGCGCTGTAGATTACATCGCCAAGCCCTTCGACCACGCCGACATGCTCAGCGCGGTAGAACGCATTATCGCCGACCATCCGACCGCCCGCGCAGAACAGCAGAAAGAGAGCCAGCGCAAAGCGCTCGATGCTGGCAACGGCGCCGGCATCGTCGGCAAATGCCCCGCCATGCTGGACCTGTTTGAACATATCGGCCGTTTCGCGCCGACCGAGTCGACCGTTCTCGTGCTCGGCGAAACCGGCACCGGCAAGGAGTTAGTTGCCCGCAGTGTTCACCAGCGCAGCAGCAGGGCGGAGAAAACGCTTATATCCGTCAACTGCGCGGCGATTCCTGACACCCTGATCGAATCAGAACTGTTCGGCTACGAAAAAGGGGCCTTCACCGGCGCCAATACCAGCCGTATGGGCCTGATCGAGGCCGCCGACGGCGGCACGCTGTTCCTCGACGAAATTGGCGAACTGCCGATGGAAGCCCAGGCACGCTTGCTGCGCTTTATTCAGGAAGGCGAGATCCGTCGCATTGGGTCAGTTCACTCGCGCAAGGTCAACGTTCGCCTGATCTGCGCCACCCACAGGAACCTGCAACAACTCTCCGCCGAGGGCCAATTCCGCCAGGATCTGTACTACCGTATCAACGTGCTGCGCCTGTCTTTGCCGCCCCTGCGCGAACGCGGCAAGGACATCCTGCACCTGGCCGAGAAGATGGTGGAGTCCCAGTCCCATAAACTGGGACGCCAGGGAATGCAGTTGGCGCCCAAGGCCATCCAGGCCATCACTACCTACCAATGGCCCGGCAATGTCCGCGAGCTGGAACACGCGATCGAGCGCGCTGTGGTCCTGACCAGTGGCACTGAGATCGACAATGAAAGCCTGGGCATTGATCTGGAGCTGGTAAACATTAACCGCATCCGCGGCCAGGATGGTATCGCAGCCACACCCATGCAGCGCACAAGTACCGCCAGCGAGCCGCAGGAAGACCTCTCCCTGGAAGACTACTTCCAGCGTTTCGTGCTGGAACACCAGGACTCCATGAGCGAGACCGAACTGGCCCAGAAACTCGGTGTCAGCCGCAAGTGCCTGTGGGAGCGGCGCCAGCGCTTTGGCATCCCCCGCAGCAAGGGCGGCGGTACGACAAGGCGGCGAAAAACCGCAAACGAGGGCTGAAAGTAACGTTACCCTACCCCCGCGCAGTTACGAAACACGGGGTAGGATGGTAACAATACTGCTATTTCAGCATATTCTAGCAATCGCTAAAAACACTTATCTCATTGTTTTTTATAGATATTTCTAATATTGGCACAACACCTGCTATTCTACGCCCGCATCACAAATAAAAATAACAGATGCGCTAATAAAAATAATACTCTTCACTATGGACCTGGATGGGGAAGTACTGCTTCCCCCTCAATTTCATAACAATAATTTCCCCACAGGTAGGGTTTGGCTAACGATGATGTAGGCCATTGCCCTGTTTGTAACTTATTAACAGTTATGAGCAATAGGGCATTTAACAAAACTATGTTTTGATAAGTGTCTATAAAAATAATAGCACCTGAGAAATAATAATAACTCTCGATGTGAGACCTGGATGGGGAAAACTTTGTTTTCCCCATTATTCATTCCACTACCCTAAACCGCGCCGCCCAAGCTCAGCGCCAGACGTTTGTGTTAGACTGCGCGCCTGCTATTGCCCCGTGACACAGGCTGATCATTCCTTGAACGTAATCCCCCGGGACCAACATTGTATTTCGCGCAAAAACATCAGTGACAGTGCGCTGAAGGTTATGTCGCGTCTGCGCAGCGCTGGCCACCAGTCTTACCTGGTGGGAGGCGCCGTGCGCGACCTCTTGCTGGGAGGCCACCCCAAAGACTTTGACATTGCCACTGATGCCACGCCGGAAGAAGTCCACCAACTGTTTCGCAACTCACGCATCATCGGCCGCCGCTTCCGAATTGTGCACGTCCGCTTCGGCCGCGAGATCATCGAAGTCACGACGTTCCGCGGTCATCATGAGAACGGCGAGGACAGCGCCCGCGCCAACAGCGGCAATCACTCACGCCAGTCCGCCAGCGGGCTACTCCTGCGCGATAACGTATACGGGACCCTGGAAGAAGACGCGGTGCGCCGCGACCTGACAGTCAACGCCCTTTACTACGACTCTGGCACCTTCGAAGTGTACGACCATGTACACGGGCTTGAGGACCTCGAGAACAGGCAGATCTGCATCATCGGCGAACCAGATGTTCGTTTCCGCGAAGACCCCGTAAGAATGCTGCGTGTCGTGCGCTTCGCCGCCAAGCTGGACTTTGGCATCGATGACGCTACGGCACAGGCCATACCGGAGTGCGCCCACCTGCTGCGCGAAATACCTTCGGCGCGCCTGTTCGACGAGTTCCTCAAACTGTTTCTGTCGGGATACGCTGCCGCGACCCTGGAGCAGCTGTTGCGCCACGACCTGCTCAAGTACCTGTTCCCCGAGACCAGCGCACTATTACTGGAAGACGAACATTACCTCGCCCTGATGCGCGCAGCGATGGCCAACACTGACCAGCGCATTGCTGAAGACAAGCCAGTGACGCCGGCCTTTTTGCTCGCCGCCCTGCTCTGGCCTGTAGCCAGCCGGCTGGCCGCGCAACTAGAGGCCCAGGGCACACCCCCCATCCCCGCCATGCATGACGCCGCACAACAAACAATTGCTGAGGCGGTGCAATTCATCTCCATCCCGCGCCGCTTTAGCCAGCCCATGCGAGAGATCTGGGAATTTCAACTGCGCCTGAAGAAACGCCAGGGCAAGAAAGCCGCCGACCTGGTCGAGCAGCGCCGCTTCCGCGCGGCTTACGACTTTCTTCTGCTCCGTGAGCAGGCGGGCGAGGAAACTGATGGCCTGGGCGAATTCTGGACCCAGTTCCAACACCTCGCACCCAGCGACAGACAACAACAAACAGAAAGCGACGGCCCACGCCGCCGCCGGCGCCCGCGCAGGCGACGCAATAACAAGAGCACATGACTCGAGCCTATATCGCTCTGGGCAGCAATCTCGCTGAACCACTCACGCAGTTGCGCCGCGCAGCCATTGCCCTGGCCGACCTGGCCCAAACTCGCCTTGTCGCGATCTCACCCGCCTACCGCAGCGCTGCGGTGGGCCCCGGCGACCAACCCGACTACCTGAATGCCGCCGCCAGCCTTGAGACAACACTGGCACCAATAGTGTTGCTGGATGCCCTCCAGGCGATCGAAAACCAGCAGGGGCGCGAACGCGAGGTCCGCTGGGCTGCGCGAACGCTGGACCTGGACATCCTGCTCTATGGTGATCGGGACATCGATGAACCGCGTTTGCGCGTGCCTCACCCGCGGTTGACTGAGCGCGATTTCGTCCTGCTGCCGCTGGCAGATATCGCGTCGGAAAATTTGATGCTGCCGGACGGCCGCGATCTTGATACATTAGTAACCCGCTGCCCGAGAGGTGAGCTGGTTCGCACTGAACTGGACCTCGCTCCCATCGACCAAGGCCCTGACTGGGAGACCCGGCCATCAAGATCGACCTGAAAGGACGCACACCGCCCGCCTATATCGCCGTGGAAGGCCCCATCGGAGTCGGTAAGACGACCCTGACCAAGCGCCTCGCGACGACATTCAATTACCAGACTCTGCTCGAGGAAGCGGAACAGAACCCATTCCTCGACAAGTTCTACCGCAACCGCCAACAAGCCGCGCTCGCGACCCAACTGTTCTTTCTGTTCCAGCGCGCACAGAAAATTCAGGACCT includes the following:
- a CDS encoding sigma-54-dependent transcriptional regulator, which translates into the protein MQQILVVEDETVIRTALRRLLERSSYEVSEAGSVQQAEAEFSFGDFDLIISDLRLPGAPGTDLIKKAGDVPVLIMTSYASLRSAVDSMRMGAVDYIAKPFDHADMLSAVERIIADHPTARAEQQKESQRKALDAGNGAGIVGKCPAMLDLFEHIGRFAPTESTVLVLGETGTGKELVARSVHQRSSRAEKTLISVNCAAIPDTLIESELFGYEKGAFTGANTSRMGLIEAADGGTLFLDEIGELPMEAQARLLRFIQEGEIRRIGSVHSRKVNVRLICATHRNLQQLSAEGQFRQDLYYRINVLRLSLPPLRERGKDILHLAEKMVESQSHKLGRQGMQLAPKAIQAITTYQWPGNVRELEHAIERAVVLTSGTEIDNESLGIDLELVNINRIRGQDGIAATPMQRTSTASEPQEDLSLEDYFQRFVLEHQDSMSETELAQKLGVSRKCLWERRQRFGIPRSKGGGTTRRRKTANEG
- the folK gene encoding 2-amino-4-hydroxy-6-hydroxymethyldihydropteridine diphosphokinase, encoding MTRAYIALGSNLAEPLTQLRRAAIALADLAQTRLVAISPAYRSAAVGPGDQPDYLNAAASLETTLAPIVLLDALQAIENQQGREREVRWAARTLDLDILLYGDRDIDEPRLRVPHPRLTERDFVLLPLADIASENLMLPDGRDLDTLVTRCPRGELVRTELDLAPIDQGPDWETRPSRST
- the pcnB gene encoding polynucleotide adenylyltransferase PcnB, which produces MNVIPRDQHCISRKNISDSALKVMSRLRSAGHQSYLVGGAVRDLLLGGHPKDFDIATDATPEEVHQLFRNSRIIGRRFRIVHVRFGREIIEVTTFRGHHENGEDSARANSGNHSRQSASGLLLRDNVYGTLEEDAVRRDLTVNALYYDSGTFEVYDHVHGLEDLENRQICIIGEPDVRFREDPVRMLRVVRFAAKLDFGIDDATAQAIPECAHLLREIPSARLFDEFLKLFLSGYAAATLEQLLRHDLLKYLFPETSALLLEDEHYLALMRAAMANTDQRIAEDKPVTPAFLLAALLWPVASRLAAQLEAQGTPPIPAMHDAAQQTIAEAVQFISIPRRFSQPMREIWEFQLRLKKRQGKKAADLVEQRRFRAAYDFLLLREQAGEETDGLGEFWTQFQHLAPSDRQQQTESDGPRRRRRPRRRRNNKST